One Cellulomonas soli DNA window includes the following coding sequences:
- the smc gene encoding chromosome segregation protein SMC, which yields MHLKTLTLRGFKSFASATTLHFEPGVTCVVGPNGSGKSNVVDALAWVMGEQGAKSLRGGKMEDVIFAGTTGRPPLGRAEVALTIDNADGALPIEYSEVTISRTLFRNGGSEYAINGQGCRLLDIQDLLSDSGLGREMHVIVGQGQLDAVLRATPEERRGFIEEAAGVLKHRKRKEKALRKLDAMQANLTRLGDLTGEIRRQLGPLGRQAEVARKAAVVQSDLRDSRARLLADDLAQLTATMEQEIADESAVAARRTQVEQVLAETRARLATLEREAAEAAPALSEASEVWYRLSSLRERLRGTASLAADRVRLLGSATAERAGGQDPDDLAAQAERVRRAEAELAAEVDIARVALEAAVTARQQAEQAAASAEQELATALRGAADRREGVARLAGQVAARRSRVEATQSEIGRLRDALGEAERRGQQATVEFVALESQVAGAEQGEEGLDAEHEAAVEALEQANDLVATLRERLAQAERERTALGERAETLELSLLRKDGAGALLAADGLGGTIGSLAALLQVATRDEEAVVAALGALADAVAVVSVDAAVDAIRYLRTEDAGRSTLVVAGAASVPTVTDLPAGAQRAVDLVQAPEHVRSTVEALLADVVVVDDLAQARAIVAAHPHLVVATRSGDVLARDRASGGSASAPSALHLQSALDQARAGAERSTATAERTRFELVGALEAQEAARAAHERTLERLNESDAALAAVAEQLGHLGSTARSARAEAERMQASLDAATRTLADDSETLAELAARLEVAEREPADSEVAIAAGTARRDELAQLATGSRARETEARLTLRTSEERARALSGRAESLERAARSEREARARAAERERARARQAAVAEAVRDGATRALATLETSLRRATAEREAVEVARTRRDEEIAAVRAEVDARAKEFAELTDVAHRDEVARTQQRLRIEQLQGRAVDELGLDPAVLLDEFGPHRPVPVVLAPGVEPEDGAPATVPYVREQQEKRLRAAERALSLLGRVNPLALEEFAALEERHKFLTEQLADLKRSRTDLLEIVKEIDQRVEQVFAEAYRDTAAAFDRVFPRLFPGGEGRLVLTDPDDMLTTGIEVEARPAGKKVKRLSLLSGGERSLTAVALLVAIFKARPSPFYVMDEVEAALDDANLGRLLEIFRELQEDSQLIVVTHQKRTMEIADALYGVTMRGDGVTTVISQRMREDAAV from the coding sequence GTGCACCTGAAGACCCTGACCCTGCGCGGGTTCAAGTCGTTCGCCTCGGCGACGACGCTGCACTTCGAGCCCGGTGTCACCTGCGTCGTCGGGCCGAACGGGTCGGGCAAGTCCAACGTCGTCGACGCCCTCGCCTGGGTCATGGGGGAGCAGGGTGCCAAGTCGCTGCGCGGCGGCAAGATGGAAGACGTCATCTTCGCCGGCACCACCGGGCGGCCGCCGCTCGGCAGGGCCGAGGTCGCCCTGACGATCGACAACGCCGACGGTGCCCTGCCGATCGAGTACTCCGAGGTGACGATCTCGCGCACCCTGTTCCGCAACGGCGGCTCGGAGTACGCGATCAACGGGCAGGGCTGCCGGCTGCTCGACATCCAGGACCTGCTCTCGGACTCCGGCCTGGGCCGCGAGATGCACGTGATCGTCGGTCAGGGTCAGCTCGACGCGGTGCTGCGGGCGACCCCCGAGGAGCGGCGCGGCTTCATCGAGGAGGCGGCGGGCGTCCTCAAGCACCGCAAGCGCAAGGAGAAGGCCCTCCGCAAGCTCGACGCGATGCAGGCCAACCTCACGCGGCTCGGCGACCTCACCGGCGAGATCCGGCGCCAGCTCGGCCCGCTCGGCAGGCAGGCCGAGGTGGCCCGCAAGGCCGCGGTCGTGCAGTCCGACCTGCGTGACTCCCGGGCACGCCTGCTCGCGGACGACCTGGCCCAGCTGACCGCCACGATGGAGCAGGAGATCGCGGACGAGTCGGCCGTGGCCGCCCGGCGCACGCAGGTCGAGCAGGTGCTCGCCGAGACCCGCGCCCGGCTGGCGACCCTGGAGCGGGAGGCCGCCGAGGCCGCGCCGGCCCTGAGCGAGGCCAGCGAGGTCTGGTATCGGCTCTCGTCGCTGCGCGAGCGGCTGCGCGGCACCGCGTCCCTGGCCGCCGACCGGGTGCGGCTCCTCGGGTCGGCGACCGCCGAGCGTGCGGGCGGGCAGGACCCGGACGATCTCGCGGCGCAGGCCGAGCGCGTGCGACGGGCCGAGGCCGAGCTGGCTGCCGAGGTCGACATCGCCCGGGTGGCGCTCGAGGCGGCCGTCACCGCCCGCCAGCAGGCCGAGCAGGCGGCGGCGTCGGCCGAGCAGGAGCTCGCGACGGCACTGCGGGGTGCGGCCGACCGTCGTGAGGGCGTGGCGCGGCTGGCCGGCCAGGTCGCCGCACGCCGCAGCCGGGTCGAGGCGACGCAGTCGGAGATCGGCCGGCTCCGGGACGCCCTGGGCGAGGCGGAGCGTCGCGGCCAGCAGGCGACGGTCGAGTTCGTGGCGCTCGAGTCGCAGGTCGCCGGCGCCGAGCAGGGTGAGGAAGGGCTGGACGCCGAGCACGAGGCGGCCGTCGAGGCGCTCGAGCAGGCGAACGACCTGGTCGCGACCTTGCGGGAGCGGCTGGCTCAGGCCGAGCGTGAGCGCACGGCACTCGGGGAGCGTGCCGAGACGCTCGAGCTGAGCCTGCTGCGCAAGGACGGTGCAGGCGCGCTGCTGGCCGCCGACGGTCTGGGTGGCACGATCGGCTCGCTCGCCGCCCTCCTGCAGGTGGCGACACGTGACGAGGAGGCGGTCGTCGCTGCGCTCGGTGCGCTCGCCGACGCTGTCGCGGTCGTGTCGGTCGACGCCGCCGTCGACGCGATCCGGTACCTGCGCACCGAGGATGCGGGTCGGTCCACGCTGGTCGTCGCAGGCGCGGCCTCCGTCCCGACGGTGACCGACCTCCCTGCTGGGGCCCAGCGGGCCGTCGACCTCGTCCAGGCCCCGGAGCACGTGCGCTCCACCGTCGAGGCGCTGCTGGCCGACGTCGTCGTGGTCGACGACCTCGCGCAGGCGCGGGCGATCGTGGCCGCGCACCCGCACCTGGTGGTGGCGACCAGGTCCGGTGACGTGCTGGCCCGGGACCGCGCGTCGGGCGGTTCGGCCTCGGCGCCCAGCGCGCTGCACCTGCAGTCGGCCCTCGACCAGGCCCGCGCCGGCGCTGAGCGGTCCACGGCGACCGCCGAGCGCACGCGGTTCGAGCTGGTGGGCGCGCTCGAGGCGCAGGAGGCTGCACGGGCGGCGCACGAGCGGACGCTCGAACGGCTGAACGAGTCCGACGCGGCGCTCGCCGCGGTCGCCGAGCAGCTGGGGCACCTCGGCTCGACCGCGCGGTCCGCCCGTGCCGAGGCCGAGCGCATGCAGGCCTCGCTCGACGCGGCGACGCGCACGCTGGCCGACGACTCCGAGACCCTCGCCGAGCTGGCCGCACGGCTGGAGGTCGCCGAGCGGGAGCCGGCGGACAGCGAGGTGGCCATCGCTGCGGGCACGGCCCGGCGTGACGAGCTCGCCCAGCTCGCGACGGGGTCACGAGCGCGCGAGACCGAGGCGCGGCTGACCCTGCGCACGAGCGAGGAGCGTGCACGGGCACTGTCCGGTCGTGCGGAGTCGCTGGAACGGGCAGCCCGTTCCGAGCGCGAGGCTCGCGCCCGTGCGGCCGAGCGCGAGCGCGCCCGCGCCCGCCAGGCCGCGGTGGCCGAGGCGGTGCGGGACGGTGCCACCCGGGCGCTCGCGACGCTCGAGACGTCCCTGCGCCGAGCGACCGCGGAGCGCGAGGCCGTCGAGGTCGCACGGACGCGGCGCGACGAGGAGATCGCGGCCGTGCGTGCCGAGGTGGACGCCCGTGCCAAGGAGTTCGCCGAGCTCACCGACGTGGCGCACCGTGACGAGGTCGCACGCACGCAGCAGCGGCTGCGGATCGAGCAGCTGCAGGGGCGTGCCGTCGACGAGCTGGGGCTCGACCCGGCCGTCCTGCTCGACGAGTTCGGTCCGCACAGGCCTGTGCCGGTCGTGCTCGCCCCGGGCGTCGAGCCGGAGGACGGGGCGCCGGCGACCGTGCCGTACGTGCGCGAGCAGCAGGAGAAGCGGCTGCGCGCCGCCGAGCGTGCGCTGTCGCTGCTCGGTCGGGTCAACCCGTTGGCGTTGGAGGAGTTCGCCGCGCTCGAGGAGCGCCACAAGTTCCTCACCGAGCAGCTCGCCGACCTCAAGCGGTCCCGGACGGACCTGCTGGAGATCGTCAAGGAGATCGACCAGCGCGTCGAGCAGGTCTTCGCCGAGGCCTACCGGGACACGGCCGCCGCGTTCGACCGGGTCTTCCCCCGCCTGTTCCCCGGTGGCGAGGGCCGGTTGGTCCTGACCGACCCGGACGACATGCTCACCACCGGTATCGAGGTCGAGGCGCGCCCCGCGGGCAAGAAGGTCAAGCGGCTCTCGCTGCTGTCCGGTGGGGAACGGTCGTTGACGGCCGTGGCGCTGCTCGTGGCGATCTTCAAGGCGCGGCCCAGTCCGTTCTACGTGATGGACGAGGTCGAGGCGGCGCTCGACGACGCGAACCTGGGTCGGCTGCTCGAGATCTTCCGTGAGCTGCAGGAGGACTCCCAGCTCATCGTCGTCACCCACCAGAAGCGCACGATGGAGATCGCCGACGCGCTGTACGGCGTGACGATGCGCGGCGACGGCGTGACCACGGTGATCAGCCAGCGCATGCGCGAGGACGCGGCCGTCTGA
- the ndk gene encoding nucleoside-diphosphate kinase: MTDAPLAQRTLVLVKPDGVRRGLAGEVLRRIEAKGYTLAAVELRHADEALLVEHYAEHAGKPFVGPLIAMMSSGPVLAIVAEGQRVVEGFRSLAGATDPTLAAPGTIRGDLARDWGRPVIENLVHGSDSPTSAEREIALWFPAL; encoded by the coding sequence ATGACCGACGCACCCCTCGCGCAGCGCACCCTCGTCCTCGTCAAGCCCGACGGCGTCCGCCGCGGACTGGCCGGCGAGGTGCTGCGGCGCATCGAGGCGAAGGGCTACACGCTGGCGGCCGTCGAGCTGCGGCACGCCGACGAGGCCCTGCTCGTCGAGCACTACGCCGAGCACGCGGGCAAGCCCTTCGTCGGCCCGCTGATCGCCATGATGTCGTCCGGCCCCGTCCTCGCGATCGTGGCCGAGGGTCAGAGGGTGGTCGAGGGCTTCCGGTCGTTGGCCGGTGCCACGGACCCGACGCTCGCGGCCCCCGGCACGATCCGTGGGGACCTCGCCCGGGACTGGGGTCGGCCCGTGATCGAGAACCTGGTGCACGGCTCGGACTCGCCGACGTCGGCCGAGCGCGAGATCGCGCTGTGGTTCCCCGCCCTCTGA
- a CDS encoding DUF4233 domain-containing protein codes for MSSTVPAVRRKRPAKPQFTQTILVLEAFVVLFATLVVHGLRTYPTGPVWAVGGGLVVLLLVASGWVGRPGGYVVGWVLQGWLLAASLLAPAGARDLTVITVVVFVALWAVALRLGGRIDRERAEYDAAHPADAAP; via the coding sequence ATGAGCTCCACCGTGCCGGCCGTGCGCCGCAAGCGACCCGCGAAGCCTCAGTTCACCCAGACGATCCTCGTGCTCGAGGCGTTCGTGGTGCTGTTCGCGACGCTCGTGGTGCACGGCCTGCGCACGTACCCGACCGGACCGGTGTGGGCGGTCGGCGGCGGGCTCGTGGTCCTGCTGCTCGTCGCCTCCGGCTGGGTCGGTCGCCCCGGCGGGTACGTGGTCGGCTGGGTGCTGCAGGGCTGGCTCCTCGCGGCGTCGCTGCTCGCCCCGGCCGGGGCGCGCGACCTCACGGTCATCACCGTGGTCGTCTTCGTCGCGCTGTGGGCGGTCGCGCTGCGCCTCGGCGGTCGTATCGATCGCGAACGTGCCGAGTACGACGCCGCGCACCCGGCGGACGCCGCACCCTGA
- a CDS encoding MDR family MFS transporter, translating into MSSAAVAAPREDEKPLVVLTPRTVWLIFGALMASMFLSSLDQSIVGTAMPTIVGELNGVEHQGWVVTAYILAIAIVMPLYGKFGDLWGRRWPFLVAIGLFTLASAGAGFAQSFGELVFWRGVQGLGGGGLMILSQAIIADIVPAKERGKYMGPMGALFGIAAVVGPLLGGLFTDHADWRWCFWINIPIGIAAFTTAWFTLKLPTHRSGRKIDVAGIVFMVLGTSGLVLATSWQSWTGNSGYDWSNTGLLALVIGTLVSIALFILAETRASEPILPLRLFRNRTFTIATSIGLILGMGMFSALAFLPTFLQMSTGAGVTESGFLMLPMMAGVMITAIGSGIAITKTGRYKMFPIAGLAITAAGIAWLTRITGDMSMVLFGAMIFVVGVGMGLVMQTIVLAVQNAVDPHEIGTATSANNFFREIGAAVGTALFSTIFTTRLTSNLETVFAGVPAGSGGADASGLTPAMVQALPEPFRTGVVDAFTQALAPAFWYLVPLVLVGFVLALFLKEVRLSDVAGMVARGEALAADDPAATSVDATDAGDPREADGVLAGARAGTDGRTDVPSGGASEQGQAR; encoded by the coding sequence ATGTCATCCGCTGCCGTCGCAGCTCCCCGTGAGGACGAGAAGCCTCTCGTCGTCCTCACCCCGCGCACCGTGTGGCTGATCTTCGGTGCGCTCATGGCGAGCATGTTCCTGTCCTCGCTCGACCAGTCGATCGTCGGCACCGCGATGCCCACGATCGTCGGCGAGCTCAACGGCGTCGAGCACCAGGGATGGGTCGTCACCGCGTACATCCTGGCGATCGCCATCGTCATGCCGCTGTACGGCAAGTTCGGCGACCTGTGGGGGCGGCGTTGGCCGTTCCTCGTCGCGATCGGCCTGTTCACGCTCGCCTCGGCCGGTGCCGGGTTCGCCCAGTCGTTCGGCGAGCTCGTGTTCTGGCGCGGGGTCCAGGGCCTGGGCGGCGGTGGCCTGATGATCCTGTCGCAGGCGATCATCGCCGACATCGTGCCCGCCAAGGAGCGCGGCAAGTACATGGGCCCGATGGGTGCGCTGTTCGGCATCGCGGCCGTCGTCGGCCCGCTGCTGGGCGGGCTGTTCACCGACCACGCCGACTGGCGCTGGTGCTTCTGGATCAACATCCCGATCGGCATCGCCGCGTTCACCACCGCGTGGTTCACGCTGAAGCTGCCCACGCACCGCTCCGGCCGCAAGATCGACGTCGCCGGCATCGTCTTCATGGTGCTCGGCACCTCCGGCCTGGTGCTGGCCACCTCGTGGCAGAGCTGGACGGGCAACTCGGGCTACGACTGGTCGAACACGGGCCTGCTCGCCCTGGTCATCGGCACGCTCGTCTCGATCGCGCTGTTCATCCTCGCCGAGACCCGCGCGAGCGAGCCGATCCTGCCGCTGCGCCTGTTCCGCAACCGCACGTTCACCATCGCCACGTCGATCGGCCTCATCCTCGGTATGGGGATGTTCTCCGCCCTCGCCTTCCTGCCCACGTTCCTGCAGATGTCGACCGGCGCCGGCGTCACCGAGTCCGGCTTCCTCATGCTGCCGATGATGGCGGGCGTCATGATCACCGCGATCGGCTCCGGCATCGCGATCACCAAGACCGGCCGTTACAAGATGTTCCCGATCGCCGGCCTGGCGATCACCGCAGCCGGCATCGCGTGGCTGACCCGGATCACCGGTGACATGTCGATGGTCCTGTTCGGCGCGATGATCTTCGTCGTCGGTGTCGGCATGGGCCTGGTCATGCAGACGATCGTGCTGGCCGTGCAGAACGCGGTCGACCCGCACGAGATCGGCACCGCCACCAGCGCGAACAACTTCTTCCGCGAGATCGGCGCCGCCGTCGGCACGGCCCTGTTCAGCACGATCTTCACCACGCGACTGACGAGCAACCTCGAGACCGTGTTCGCCGGTGTGCCGGCAGGCTCCGGCGGGGCCGACGCGTCGGGTCTGACCCCGGCCATGGTGCAGGCGCTGCCCGAGCCGTTCCGGACGGGTGTCGTCGACGCGTTCACCCAGGCCCTCGCACCCGCGTTCTGGTACCTCGTGCCGCTCGTGCTGGTCGGCTTCGTGCTGGCGCTCTTCCTCAAGGAGGTGCGGCTGTCCGACGTGGCCGGCATGGTCGCCCGCGGCGAGGCGCTCGCTGCCGACGACCCGGCGGCCACCTCGGTCGACGCGACGGACGCCGGCGACCCGCGGGAGGCGGACGGCGTGCTCGCCGGCGCCCGCGCAGGGACCGACGGGCGGACCGACGTGCCGTCCGGCGGGGCTAGCGAGCAGGGGCAGGCTCGTTAG
- a CDS encoding TetR/AcrR family transcriptional regulator, with amino-acid sequence MHDTATRPDATPAPVTGAAGEQGLRARQKQARQRALVDAAHLLVARDGLDAVTVEAICEQAGVSTRTFFNYFATKDDAVLGHMPLPIASDASEQFAAGGPTGSLTADLEELLAQFFEQPPMGHERMERALALARGEPRLLTKHLAWMERHRGELVGLIARRLGSEAPYRAETVAGFVMCLMHATFTRWDAADGQGPGRVHLAAAMSELRAIVAD; translated from the coding sequence GTGCACGACACCGCCACGCGTCCCGACGCCACCCCCGCCCCGGTCACGGGCGCAGCGGGGGAGCAGGGGCTGCGCGCACGGCAGAAGCAGGCGCGCCAGCGCGCGCTCGTCGACGCCGCGCACCTGCTCGTCGCCCGTGACGGCCTCGACGCGGTCACCGTCGAGGCCATCTGCGAGCAGGCCGGCGTCTCCACCCGGACCTTCTTCAACTACTTCGCCACCAAGGACGACGCCGTGCTCGGGCACATGCCCCTGCCGATCGCGTCGGACGCCTCGGAGCAGTTCGCCGCCGGCGGCCCCACGGGCAGCCTGACCGCGGACCTCGAGGAGCTGCTCGCCCAGTTCTTCGAGCAGCCACCCATGGGGCACGAGCGGATGGAGCGGGCCCTGGCCCTCGCCCGGGGCGAGCCCCGGTTGCTGACCAAGCACCTGGCCTGGATGGAACGGCACCGCGGCGAGCTCGTCGGGCTGATCGCCCGGCGCCTCGGCAGCGAAGCGCCCTACCGGGCCGAGACCGTCGCCGGGTTCGTGATGTGCCTCATGCACGCCACCTTCACCCGCTGGGACGCCGCGGACGGGCAGGGGCCCGGTCGCGTGCACCTCGCGGCCGCCATGTCCGAGCTGCGCGCCATCGTGGCCGACTGA
- the dhaM gene encoding dihydroxyacetone kinase phosphoryl donor subunit DhaM, with protein sequence MSGSTTALVLVSHSTALATGAVELAAQMAPGVTILAAGGMDDGTLGTSYEKIEGALLEATADGRAAVVLTDLGSAVLTTESVLEMLHDDVVARVRLADAPFVEGAVAAAVTAFGGAGLTEVLASAEQAGATFARSAGAQVPVPVSPTPAGPNVSTVNGSMSNGSASNGLVTEGAPSGAVSAVAVLRNPLGLHARPAALMARMLAGFDAQVRVNGVNAASVLELMKLGATQGQQLQVVAEGPQGEQAVAAFVQAVEEGFGEV encoded by the coding sequence GTGAGCGGGTCGACCACCGCGCTCGTGCTGGTCTCGCACTCGACCGCGCTCGCGACGGGCGCGGTCGAGCTGGCCGCGCAGATGGCCCCGGGGGTGACGATCCTGGCTGCCGGGGGCATGGACGACGGCACCCTGGGCACCAGCTACGAGAAGATCGAAGGTGCTCTGCTCGAGGCGACCGCCGACGGCCGTGCTGCGGTCGTCCTGACCGACCTGGGTTCCGCCGTCCTGACCACCGAGTCGGTGCTCGAGATGCTCCACGACGACGTGGTCGCCCGGGTGCGGCTGGCCGATGCGCCGTTCGTCGAGGGTGCGGTGGCGGCCGCCGTGACGGCCTTCGGGGGCGCTGGCCTGACCGAGGTGCTGGCCTCCGCCGAGCAGGCGGGCGCGACGTTCGCCAGGTCCGCTGGTGCGCAGGTGCCTGTGCCCGTGTCGCCGACACCGGCCGGGCCGAACGTTTCGACGGTGAACGGTTCCATGTCGAACGGTTCGGCATCGAACGGCCTGGTGACCGAGGGTGCGCCCTCCGGTGCCGTCTCGGCTGTCGCGGTGCTGCGCAACCCGTTGGGGCTGCACGCGCGCCCCGCGGCGCTCATGGCCCGGATGCTCGCGGGGTTCGACGCGCAGGTGCGGGTCAACGGGGTCAACGCCGCGAGCGTGCTCGAGCTGATGAAGCTCGGGGCGACCCAGGGACAGCAGCTGCAGGTCGTGGCCGAGGGGCCGCAGGGCGAGCAGGCGGTCGCCGCGTTCGTGCAGGCGGTCGAGGAGGGCTTCGGCGAGGTGTGA
- the dhaL gene encoding dihydroxyacetone kinase subunit DhaL: MTLDVAWAIDWTRRSARVVTEHREELIELDRQIGDGDHGENLTRGYTAVVARLDALEPAPVLVGDVLKLVATTLMSTVGGAAGPLYGTAYLRAAKVSATPVLDSAGVVALLEAALEGIVARGKATTGEKTMVDAWTPAVEAAVAAADAGADAAAVVAAAAQAAAAGAQATIPLVATKGRASYLGERSAGHLDPGAASSALILQAAADSASAGGPVAP; this comes from the coding sequence ATGACGCTGGACGTGGCATGGGCGATCGACTGGACGCGCCGATCGGCTCGGGTCGTCACCGAGCACCGCGAGGAGCTCATCGAGCTCGACCGGCAGATCGGCGACGGTGACCACGGCGAGAACCTGACCCGCGGCTACACCGCCGTGGTCGCCCGTCTCGACGCGCTCGAGCCCGCACCGGTCCTGGTCGGTGACGTGCTCAAGCTGGTCGCGACGACGCTCATGTCCACCGTCGGCGGTGCCGCCGGTCCGCTGTACGGCACGGCGTACCTGCGTGCCGCGAAGGTCTCGGCGACGCCCGTGCTCGACTCCGCCGGTGTCGTCGCGCTGCTCGAGGCGGCGCTCGAGGGCATCGTCGCCCGCGGCAAGGCCACGACGGGGGAGAAGACGATGGTCGACGCGTGGACGCCGGCGGTCGAGGCCGCGGTCGCCGCGGCGGACGCCGGCGCCGACGCGGCCGCGGTCGTGGCGGCTGCCGCGCAGGCGGCCGCGGCGGGCGCGCAGGCCACGATCCCGCTCGTCGCGACGAAGGGTCGCGCGTCGTACCTCGGCGAGAGGTCGGCGGGGCACCTGGACCCGGGCGCGGCGTCCTCGGCACTGATCCTGCAGGCTGCGGCGGACTCCGCCTCGGCGGGCGGACCGGTGGCGCCGTGA
- the dhaK gene encoding dihydroxyacetone kinase subunit DhaK, protein MKKLINDPQTVVAESVEGFGLAHADLVAVHTDPLYVARAGGARAGKVGLVSGGGSGHEPLHAGFVGLGMLDAAVPGAMFTSPTPDQIAPALQAADAGAGVLAIVKNYTGDVLNFETAAELADAEGVTVRSVVVNDDVAVEDSLYTAGRRGVAGTVAVEKIAGAAAERGDDLDAVVAVAEKVIANVRSMGVALTACTVPHAGKPSFDLPEDEIEIGIGIHGEPGRHRIPLASADEITEMLLTAVADDLVLAPGEKVLLFVNGMGGTPASELYVVYRRARALLSERGVEVTRSLVGNYVTSLEMQGASVTVLRLDEELTALWDAPVHTAALRW, encoded by the coding sequence GTGAAGAAGCTCATCAACGACCCGCAGACCGTCGTCGCCGAGTCCGTCGAAGGATTCGGGCTCGCGCACGCCGACCTCGTCGCGGTGCACACCGATCCGCTGTACGTGGCCCGCGCAGGCGGTGCGCGCGCCGGCAAGGTCGGCCTCGTCAGCGGCGGGGGCAGCGGGCACGAACCGCTGCACGCGGGTTTCGTGGGCCTCGGCATGCTCGACGCGGCCGTGCCCGGTGCGATGTTCACCTCGCCGACCCCCGACCAGATCGCCCCCGCCCTGCAGGCGGCCGACGCCGGTGCCGGCGTGCTGGCGATCGTCAAGAACTACACCGGCGACGTGCTGAACTTCGAGACGGCCGCCGAGCTCGCCGACGCCGAGGGGGTCACCGTGCGGTCGGTCGTCGTGAACGACGACGTCGCGGTCGAGGACTCGCTCTACACGGCAGGCCGGCGGGGCGTCGCCGGCACGGTCGCGGTGGAGAAGATCGCCGGGGCGGCCGCCGAGCGCGGCGACGACCTGGACGCGGTCGTCGCCGTGGCCGAGAAGGTCATCGCCAACGTCCGCTCGATGGGTGTCGCCCTGACCGCGTGCACGGTCCCGCACGCCGGCAAGCCCAGCTTCGACCTGCCCGAGGACGAGATCGAGATCGGCATCGGCATCCACGGCGAGCCCGGTCGGCACCGCATCCCGCTGGCCTCCGCCGACGAGATCACCGAGATGCTCCTGACGGCCGTCGCGGACGACCTGGTGCTGGCGCCGGGTGAGAAGGTCCTGCTGTTCGTCAACGGCATGGGCGGCACGCCCGCCTCGGAGCTGTACGTCGTCTATCGTCGGGCTCGCGCGTTGCTCTCCGAGCGCGGGGTCGAGGTCACCCGCTCCCTCGTCGGCAACTATGTGACATCACTGGAGATGCAGGGCGCGTCGGTCACGGTGCTCCGTCTGGACGAGGAGCTGACCGCCCTGTGGGACGCACCCGTGCACACGGCCGCGCTGCGCTGGTAG